The Legionella jordanis genomic sequence AAGGCGGGCATTGACAAACTGGTGCTTGGAAGTATTGCCATAAATGATCGGTTGTTCGTTTCAAAACTCATCCAGAGTTTAGATCCGCAGCGCATTGTTTTGGCCCTGGATGTGAATATTGATGCAGGCATCCCAAGACCCGCCATCCACGGTTGGCAAACAACAACTCCTTACGATCTCTGGGAGGTTGTCAATTATTATCAGGATCTTGGCATCAGAGAGGTATTATGCACCGACATTGCTTGCGATGGCATGATGAGTGGTCCTAATTTTCAGCTTTATCAGCAAGCCACCCGTTTTTTCCCACAAATCCGTTGGCAAGCTTCTGGTGGCATCCGTCATGAAAAGGATTTAAAACAATTAAAAACCATTGGTCTTTCGGCCGCCATACTTGGGCGCATGCTCTATGAAACAGACTTCGATTTGACAATTTATCTGGAGGACTGCCATGTTGGCTAAACGCATTATTCCCTGCCTCGATGTTAAAAACAATCAAGTCGTGAAAGGCATCCGTTTTCGTGAACATCGAGTGATGGGCGACATTCTTTCTTTAGCAACCGCTTACTCCAGGCAAGGCGCAGATGAACTGGTATTCTATGACATCACTGCCAGCAGTGATGGACGGACAGTTTGTCCAGGCTGGGTTTCATCCGTTGCTGAAAGGATAAATATTCCATTTACCGTTGCGGGAGGAATACGCACTCTAGAAAAAGCCAAAGCTGTTTTGCATGCTGGGGCTGACAAGCTGTCTATCAATAGCCCCGCACTGGAAAACCCGCAACTCATTAATGAGCTCAGTCGCGCCTTTGGCAAGCAGTGCATTGTAATTGGGGTCGACAGTCAATGGCTGGATGATGATTTCTACGTTTATCAATACACAGGCGATGAAAGCAAAACAAGAAATTCAATGCGCAAGACAGTGGATTGGATCAATGAGGCCCAAGACCGGGGCGCTGGTGAAATAGTCCTTAATTGCATGCAAACAGATGGTGTTGGCCATGGCTACGACCTTGAGCAACTGCATCGCATTCGTGAGATTACCCATGTCCCACTGATTGCCTCCGGTGGAGCTGGACAGTTAGAGGATTTCGTCCAGGTGTTTTCACAAGCCAGAGTAGATGGTGCTTTGGCTGCGACGGTCTTTCATGAGGGTATTTTTAGCATAAGGCAAGTGAAACAAGCGCTGGCAGCGCATCATATTGAGGTAAGATTATGAATTCTCTAAATTTAAATCAGTTAGACTGGCAAAAAATGGATGGCCTTATTCCTGCCATCATTCAAGATGCAAGCAATGGCCGTGTTCTCATGCTTGGCTATATGAATCAGGAGGCTCTGGACAGAAGCCTTGAAACCAAACAGTTGACCTTTTATAGCCGCAGTAAGCAACGTCTATGGCAAAAAGGAGAAACATCAGGAAATACAATGTGCATCCAAACCATCACCATGGATTGTGATGGGGACAGTTTACTGGTACAAGTGAGACCCGAGGGCCCTGCTTGCCACTTGGGTTTAACCAGTTGTTTTCACGAGCCCTCATCCTTTCAATTGCAATTTCTATCCACTTTGATGGCGGTTATTCAAACGAAAAGCCAAGGCGGTAATATCGAAAGTTACTGCGCTCAACTGATTGCCTCTGGTGTCCCCCGTTGCGCACAAAAACTGGGTGAAGAAGCGGTTGAAACTGCAATTGCAGCAACGCTTGGCGATGCTGCACAATTAATCAATGAAGCAGCCGACCTTTTATTTCACTTCCTGGTACTTCTACAAGCCAGTGGTGTAAGCTTTTACTCAGTGCTAGCCTGTCTTGAAGGCCGCCATACAGGATAAGTTTAAACCACCGCCAACAATACCGCTGTGAGATAATTTCCCTCTGGAAAAACCGGCAAGGTTGGATGACAGTTTGCCGGTCCATATATTCCAAGGACTCTAGCCTGTTTTCCCACAGCCATTGCTTGGCTAGTCACCAAAGAACCAAATTCCGCGGTTGACAAAGCCGATGAGCAATTGCATGTCATCAACAAGCTTCCTGGACGCATGGATTTAAACAGTTCACGATGCAAGAAACGATAGTAATTTTTTGCACGTTGCAAATGTTGCTGCGAAGGAACTAATTTGGGGGGATCCAGAATAACAACATCATAGTCTCCTGCTTTGCTGAGAAATTCACGGGCATCAGCTTCGATGAATTCGATGTGTTCAAGTCCATTTAATTGTGCATTTTGTTTTGCTTGCACTATTGCTTGCGCTGAGCTGTCAACGGCAGTCACTTTGCTGGCAGAGGCTTTTGCTGCATGCAAGGCAAATCCGCCCGTATAACAATACAGATCAAGCACCCTCCTGTTCCTGGACAGTTCCGCCATGCGTTGGTGATTTTGCCTCTGATCGAGAAAAAGCCCGGTCTTTTGGGCATTCGAAAAATCGATCTCGTAGACGATTCCGGCTTCCATTACCTGGGTTTTCGCACCCGATTTCTGTTCGACAAACTCCTGCCAACCATCTTGTGAAAGTGGCTTTTCTTGCGAAAACCAAAGCAGCTCGCCCTGAATTGTTTTACTGAGGCAATTGCTAATGATGTTTTTATTTGCCTCTACCCAAAACGCGGTACTCGAAACAACAGTAATATCATTAAAGCGATCAATGGTTAGTCCCGACAAACCATCGGCCTCGCTATTAAATAGCCTGTAGGCATTCGTTTGGGGATTTGGAAGATTAAGGCTTTCCCGGACCTGAAAGGCTTGATGCAAACGATGTTGCACCAAGGTCTCAATAGAGGTGCAATCCAGGTTTTCCCAGGATTGTGCCAAAACGCGAACCCGATACAAGGAATGATGATTGTAGGCCCCTACTCCCAACAATTCCCCTTCTGAACTAAAGATATCAACCAACTCGCCAGTAGTGGGCTTCGCTTTGATTTTGCTAATGGCTTTTGGGAAAATCCAGGGATGTCCGCGCCTAATGGCACCTTCTTTCATTTTTTGCAAATAAATAGCTGGTCTCATATATTTCCCAATCATTAAAAGTCGGCTAATCTACACTATTGTATTGAAATGCTGCAAGGTGATTGTATGTCTAGAATAGCCCGGAATTTCCTTCCAACCGCCCTAATGGCTCTGTCGCTAACTACCGCACAACCTGGTTGGGCAGGGCCATGGTTTACCGGACCTCTTCTGGCACCAGCGGGACATACCATTCCTCGCGGTCACAGCAACCTTGAAATTTATGGCTTTGATACTCAGGTAAACGGAGTTTTTGGTAAAAACTGGAATTTCATCCATACTCCCCGCAGTGAAAGCATTGTGGGCAACCCCATTTTCAGCCATGGCCTTACGGATCGTTTGGATGTTCAATATGGTGTTCCTTATGTCTACAATCGCAATCTGGGGCATTCTGCCCGAGGACTTGGCGACACCTCCGTAGCTCTTGGCTATCAGCTTCTGGAGCAAAGGAAATCCAAATGGATTCCTGATTTACGCGTCACGTTTCAAGAAGTGGTCCCCACCGGAAAATTTAAAGATTTAAACCCGCTGAATAATGGCGCCGATGCTACCGGACTTGGGAGTTATCAATCTGGTATTGCCTTTAATTCTCAACATTTGCTAACTTTCTATGATCATTACCTTCGCACCCGATTGAGTTTAAACTACCTCGAAGCAAGCCGCGTCAGCTTGCGCGGTTTTAGCAGTTTTGGCGGAACCTCACAAACTCGAGGCTCCATCGATCCAGGCTCTCTGTTCACAGCAGATCTGGCAGCGGAATTTAGCCTTAACCAAAACTGGGTTGCCGTGATGGAAGCTTATTATGCCACCCGGGCAGCAACCAAATTCAGGGGCTTTGTTGGTACTGATGCGCAAGGAAATCCCGTGGGTATCGGTCATGGAGATATAGAAGAAATCACCTTAGCCCCAGCCATTGAATACAATTTTTCGGGTAACGTTGGCATCATCGCTGGCCCTTGGTTTACGGTAGCAGGGCGTGAAACAACCGATTTTATTTCCTACGTTGTTGCTCTCAATATTTATTGGTAAAGCTGGTAATTTACTTTACAAAAAAGGTTTATTTTTCACAAGAAAGGCAATATTATCACCAATCCTTAATCAAAGTGATGATATTATGCCTTTTTTTACTGCTTATAGTCCAAGTCAGCTTAAAGCTCACCTGGAGGCAAAACCTCTGGGTGAACTGGAAAATTTGAACCGATCCTATATTCCTCATTTTGAACGCATTGAAGCCGCAATCGATGAGCGGAAAAAAACCATTAAACAGTTAAGCTCCCAAATTGCAGATATGGAACAGCAGATCGAGGTGGAAAGAAAGGAAACGGAAGTCTTGGAGCAAAGCCGCCTGGAAATGCTCAGGGAAAGGGATCGGGGTGTTGAAGGAGTGCTTATACAAAACTCCCTATACATTTCCTATGAAGCTAGCTTCAGCTCATTTTGTCGTTCAAAAGAAAACAAAATTGCAGGCCACAAGAAACAAATTAGCGAATTGAAAGTACAGATAGGGGCCTTGAAAGTTGAACGGCATCTTTGCGTAAAGGAATTGAAAATACTCAATCCCATCATTGAATTAAAAAGAAAAGAAGGCCAGAGGATGATACTTACCGGTGGAATGGATAAAGCCGAGCTTAAGCTATCTTCTGATGAAAGGGATGAAAACGAAAAGACCCCATCCTTCTCCCTGTAGAAATTCCATCACAGATAGACCTCCCTGGAAGATTGTGAAATTGAATTTACAATCGCCCCATAAAAAGAAACATGCTAGCATCCTCTTTTTTCTCATAGAGGATGCAGTATGTGGTTTAACAATGCTTTAATTTATCATTATGAATTCAAAGAAGAACTTGATTTAAGTGAAGCCTTATCTCATGACATTTTAAAAGCCTGCCCCCCTCACGCGCGTTTCATTTATGGCTGGTTACCCGCCTTTGCCGATGAGCTGGTACAGGAAGTTGCTGGTGCTTCTTTGCTCTGTCTGGGAAAGGAAGAGCGCATTTTGCCCCGCAGCGTAATCACTCGTCTACTGACTGAAAAAATACAGCAATTAGAAACTCAACAACAACGAAAAATAAAACGTTCGGAGCGTGCTCAGCTTGCTGAAGATTTGGAGTTTGAATTATTACCTAAATCCTTTTGCATCCAGAAAAAATTATTTGCTTTGCTAGACAGCGTCAACAACCGTTTAATTGTCAATGCCTCCAGCAATAATCAAGCCTCGCAATTAACTTCCTTCTTGCGAAAGACAATCCCGGGAATTCAGATTGAACCATGGGTACAGCAAGACAATTTAGCGATGCGCTTTGCTCAATGGATAAATGATCCGGGTTTGCTCCCATCCAATTTTCAATTGGCTTCTGATTGCCTGCTCATTTCATTGGACGATGAAAAGAAACGGGTTAATTGCAAAGGCTATGAATTGCCGGCGGAAGAAATTGTGACCTTGCTGTCTCAAGGATTGGCAGCCGCTGAAATTTCCTTAATCTGGAATGAGCGCATTCAATTTACTTTAACGCAAGATTTAACCTTCAAACGCATCAAATCCCTGGAATATCTAATTGATGAATTCAATGACATTCGGCAGTTGGAAGAGGAATACCAACAGCAAGATGCAGCCTTGACTTTATTAAGCGGGGAATTAAGAGCTCTTATCAATGAATTACAGGCGGGTTTGGCACAAACCAAAGTCGAAACGGGAATCGAGGAAGAAGAGGTTGTGAGTTAACAACCTCTTCTGAAACAGGAAAACAGTATTCTATAACACAAGCTCACGGGGCTGCTTATGATAAGTAGCCTGGTAAACAGCCAAAGCATCATTTGCAGCTTTATTCAACCCAAGATTTTTGTTTGCAAAATACATGACGCGCAGTGCTTCTTCGGCACTTGGCGCTTGCGGATAGTTGCTTACGAGAAAATTAGCTCGTTCTATCGCCGCTACATACATTTTACGTTCGTAATAAAATTTTGAAACATTTAGCTCATGATTTGCAAACATATTTCTTAAGTAAATCATTCTCTGCAATGCGTTAGCCCGGTAACGGCTCTCAGGGAATCGTTGCACCAGTGTTGCGAAATCAGAGTAAGCTTGCGCCTGCGTTCCAGGATCACGCCAGGATTCATCCAAAGGCAACTTATTAGCAAATGTGCCCCGAGGTTGCTGAAAATTCGCTAAGCCTTTCATGTAATAGGCATAATCCACGTGGGGAGACCTGGGGTAGAGATGAATAAATCGCTCTGCAGTAGCTGCCGCTGAAGCGAAATCATCCTTTTTATAATAGGCATAGATCAGATCCATTTGAGCCTTTTCAGCATAATCGCTAAAAGGATACATCGACTCCATAGCTTCCAAACGTTTAGCTGCTGAATCGTATTGCTCTTTCGAAATTTGCTTTTCTGCCTCAGTCAGCAATTGTTTGGCAGTCATGCCCTGAAAGGGATTGTAATCATCGTCATCTTTTGCCCACCATTTTGAGCAAGCGGTTAAGGAAAATAAAAA encodes the following:
- a CDS encoding 1-(5-phosphoribosyl)-5-[(5-phosphoribosylamino)methylideneamino]imidazole-4-carboxamide isomerase; the protein is MLIIPAIDLRKGQCVRLQQGQFTEVSIYPSSPQTLARHYAKQGACRLHLVDLDGAQSGEIQQLELIQSLKQPGVMLQVGGGIRTLETAQNCLKAGIDKLVLGSIAINDRLFVSKLIQSLDPQRIVLALDVNIDAGIPRPAIHGWQTTTPYDLWEVVNYYQDLGIREVLCTDIACDGMMSGPNFQLYQQATRFFPQIRWQASGGIRHEKDLKQLKTIGLSAAILGRMLYETDFDLTIYLEDCHVG
- the hisF gene encoding imidazole glycerol phosphate synthase subunit HisF; the protein is MLAKRIIPCLDVKNNQVVKGIRFREHRVMGDILSLATAYSRQGADELVFYDITASSDGRTVCPGWVSSVAERINIPFTVAGGIRTLEKAKAVLHAGADKLSINSPALENPQLINELSRAFGKQCIVIGVDSQWLDDDFYVYQYTGDESKTRNSMRKTVDWINEAQDRGAGEIVLNCMQTDGVGHGYDLEQLHRIREITHVPLIASGGAGQLEDFVQVFSQARVDGALAATVFHEGIFSIRQVKQALAAHHIEVRL
- the hisIE gene encoding bifunctional phosphoribosyl-AMP cyclohydrolase/phosphoribosyl-ATP diphosphatase HisIE, yielding MNSLNLNQLDWQKMDGLIPAIIQDASNGRVLMLGYMNQEALDRSLETKQLTFYSRSKQRLWQKGETSGNTMCIQTITMDCDGDSLLVQVRPEGPACHLGLTSCFHEPSSFQLQFLSTLMAVIQTKSQGGNIESYCAQLIASGVPRCAQKLGEEAVETAIAATLGDAAQLINEAADLLFHFLVLLQASGVSFYSVLACLEGRHTG
- a CDS encoding class I SAM-dependent rRNA methyltransferase, with amino-acid sequence MRPAIYLQKMKEGAIRRGHPWIFPKAISKIKAKPTTGELVDIFSSEGELLGVGAYNHHSLYRVRVLAQSWENLDCTSIETLVQHRLHQAFQVRESLNLPNPQTNAYRLFNSEADGLSGLTIDRFNDITVVSSTAFWVEANKNIISNCLSKTIQGELLWFSQEKPLSQDGWQEFVEQKSGAKTQVMEAGIVYEIDFSNAQKTGLFLDQRQNHQRMAELSRNRRVLDLYCYTGGFALHAAKASASKVTAVDSSAQAIVQAKQNAQLNGLEHIEFIEADAREFLSKAGDYDVVILDPPKLVPSQQHLQRAKNYYRFLHRELFKSMRPGSLLMTCNCSSALSTAEFGSLVTSQAMAVGKQARVLGIYGPANCHPTLPVFPEGNYLTAVLLAVV
- a CDS encoding recombination-associated protein RdgC → MWFNNALIYHYEFKEELDLSEALSHDILKACPPHARFIYGWLPAFADELVQEVAGASLLCLGKEERILPRSVITRLLTEKIQQLETQQQRKIKRSERAQLAEDLEFELLPKSFCIQKKLFALLDSVNNRLIVNASSNNQASQLTSFLRKTIPGIQIEPWVQQDNLAMRFAQWINDPGLLPSNFQLASDCLLISLDDEKKRVNCKGYELPAEEIVTLLSQGLAAAEISLIWNERIQFTLTQDLTFKRIKSLEYLIDEFNDIRQLEEEYQQQDAALTLLSGELRALINELQAGLAQTKVETGIEEEEVVS
- a CDS encoding outer membrane protein assembly factor BamD, with protein sequence MKRIQALLLIGFLFSLTACSKWWAKDDDDYNPFQGMTAKQLLTEAEKQISKEQYDSAAKRLEAMESMYPFSDYAEKAQMDLIYAYYKKDDFASAAATAERFIHLYPRSPHVDYAYYMKGLANFQQPRGTFANKLPLDESWRDPGTQAQAYSDFATLVQRFPESRYRANALQRMIYLRNMFANHELNVSKFYYERKMYVAAIERANFLVSNYPQAPSAEEALRVMYFANKNLGLNKAANDALAVYQATYHKQPRELVL